In the genome of Porphyrobacter sp. ULC335, one region contains:
- a CDS encoding YebC/PmpR family DNA-binding transcriptional regulator, with the protein MAGHSKFKNIMHRKGAQDKKRSAMFSKLSREITVAAKMGMPDPDMNPRLRLAVNAAKAQSMPKDNIQRAIDKASMAGGEDYVEIRYEGYGPGGVALIVEALTDNRNRTATNVRTAFSKNGGNLGSEGSVSHGFERRGLIEYSAAAGDEEKLLEAAIEAGADDVESSEDGHTIWTAADALHGVAGELEKVLGPADNVKLAWKPVLSVDVDEATAGTLMKLIDALDDDDDVQTVWGNYAISDEVMEKLG; encoded by the coding sequence ATGGCAGGCCATTCCAAGTTCAAGAACATCATGCACCGCAAGGGTGCGCAGGACAAGAAACGCTCGGCGATGTTCTCCAAGCTTTCGCGCGAGATCACCGTGGCGGCCAAGATGGGCATGCCCGATCCCGACATGAACCCGCGTCTGCGGCTGGCGGTCAACGCAGCCAAGGCGCAGTCGATGCCCAAGGACAATATCCAGCGCGCCATCGACAAGGCGAGCATGGCCGGCGGCGAGGATTACGTCGAAATCCGCTACGAAGGCTACGGCCCGGGCGGCGTGGCGCTGATCGTCGAGGCGCTGACCGACAACCGCAACCGCACCGCCACCAATGTGCGCACCGCGTTCAGCAAGAACGGCGGAAACCTCGGCAGCGAAGGTTCGGTCAGCCACGGCTTCGAACGGCGCGGGCTGATCGAATATTCGGCCGCCGCAGGTGACGAAGAAAAGCTCCTCGAAGCCGCCATCGAGGCTGGCGCGGATGATGTCGAAAGCTCCGAAGACGGCCACACCATCTGGACCGCAGCCGACGCTCTCCACGGCGTTGCGGGCGAGCTTGAGAAGGTGCTCGGCCCGGCGGACAATGTGAAGCTCGCGTGGAAGCCGGTGCTCAGCGTCGACGTTGACGAGGCGACCGCCGGCACGCTGATGAAGCTGATCGATGCGCTCGACGATGATGACGACGTGCAGACCGTGTGGGGCAATTACGCGATCTCTGACGAGGTGATGGAGAAGCTGGGCTGA
- a CDS encoding ShlB/FhaC/HecB family hemolysin secretion/activation protein produces the protein MLLAANPLAAQDALDRTNPAQQVNRDDLAPPPPDQVRIEVLPVLDTPLVGGSSEILDVGAIVIDGLVALDRADFAAVIEPYAGRPLDRAELRRLTDAVAARARESGYVLATAWIPEQTLLGGMLRVRIDEGTIDAVRIEGSDDPAIRRQLERLVNGQPVTLAALQREVLLADDIPGVWIRGTRFAREGTRRILVVDAGRSDAGGSVLVATDGTKPLGPVRARIDFDANGLISPRDRIDLSFSATPLDPEELAFFSARYTVIVNDAGTSVGAFGSFSRTEPGAYLANRELLGEAWQAGIRLRHPLMRTQSRSLWLEASGEVQDLRQDSFGTLARWDRIALARIGFYGFGPLAGGTLQGRATASQGLNILGATDSRDPLASRWDSQPDFTTLSWWLNWRRGIAPRVSLSLATTGQISNTPLLVGESFALGGTGFLRGYDFAQRIGDEGAAGLAELRYDWPKALGAVRHVQLYAFADAGTVSNLAGGTGGGTLASSGAGLRTDITRDLDLDFEVAVPLTEDRYDTGDNSPRLNLRVSQSF, from the coding sequence ATGCTGCTGGCGGCGAATCCGCTGGCGGCACAGGATGCACTTGACCGGACCAATCCGGCCCAGCAGGTCAACCGCGATGATCTTGCCCCGCCCCCGCCCGATCAGGTGCGGATCGAGGTGCTCCCGGTGCTCGACACCCCGCTGGTAGGCGGCAGTTCCGAGATACTGGATGTCGGCGCAATCGTGATCGACGGGCTGGTGGCGCTCGACCGGGCGGATTTCGCCGCCGTGATCGAGCCCTACGCTGGCAGACCGCTCGACCGCGCCGAACTGCGCCGCCTGACCGATGCCGTGGCGGCGCGCGCACGCGAGAGCGGCTATGTCCTCGCCACCGCATGGATCCCCGAACAGACCCTGCTCGGCGGCATGCTGCGAGTGCGGATCGATGAAGGCACCATAGATGCGGTGCGCATCGAAGGCAGTGATGATCCGGCGATTCGCCGCCAGCTCGAACGGCTGGTGAATGGCCAACCCGTTACCCTCGCTGCCCTCCAGCGCGAGGTGCTGCTGGCCGACGATATCCCCGGCGTGTGGATTCGCGGCACCAGGTTCGCACGGGAAGGCACGCGGCGCATTCTGGTGGTGGATGCCGGGCGCAGCGATGCTGGCGGCAGCGTGCTGGTCGCCACCGATGGCACCAAGCCGCTCGGTCCGGTTCGCGCGCGGATCGATTTCGACGCCAATGGCCTCATCTCCCCGCGCGACCGCATTGATCTCAGCTTTTCGGCCACCCCCCTCGACCCGGAAGAGCTGGCGTTCTTCAGCGCGCGCTACACCGTGATCGTCAACGATGCCGGCACCAGTGTGGGCGCTTTCGGCTCCTTCTCGCGCACGGAACCCGGAGCCTACCTTGCCAATCGCGAGCTGCTGGGAGAGGCGTGGCAGGCAGGCATCCGCCTGCGCCACCCGCTGATGCGCACGCAATCGCGCAGCCTGTGGCTCGAAGCGAGCGGCGAAGTGCAGGACTTGCGGCAGGACAGCTTCGGCACGCTCGCGCGCTGGGACCGGATCGCGCTGGCCCGGATCGGCTTCTACGGCTTTGGCCCGCTGGCGGGCGGCACGCTGCAGGGCCGCGCAACCGCGAGCCAGGGGCTCAACATCCTCGGCGCGACCGACAGCCGCGATCCGCTCGCCTCGCGCTGGGATTCGCAGCCCGATTTCACCACCCTGTCGTGGTGGCTCAACTGGCGGCGCGGGATCGCCCCCCGCGTCAGTCTGTCGCTTGCCACGACCGGCCAGATCTCCAACACGCCGCTGCTGGTCGGCGAAAGCTTCGCATTAGGCGGCACGGGTTTCCTGCGCGGCTATGATTTCGCCCAGCGTATCGGGGACGAAGGCGCTGCCGGCCTCGCGGAGCTGCGTTACGACTGGCCCAAGGCGCTGGGCGCCGTGCGGCATGTACAGCTCTATGCCTTTGCCGATGCCGGCACGGTGTCAAACCTTGCGGGAGGCACGGGCGGCGGCACGCTGGCATCGAGCGGCGCTGGCCTGCGCACAGACATCACCCGCGATCTCGATCTCGATTTCGAGGTCGCCGTGCCGCTCACCGAAGACCGCTACGATACGGGCGACAATTCGCCGCGTCTCAATCTCAGGGTCAGCCAGTCGTTCTGA
- the ubiG gene encoding bifunctional 2-polyprenyl-6-hydroxyphenol methylase/3-demethylubiquinol 3-O-methyltransferase UbiG has protein sequence MGNANVSNVTIRPEEADFFAKLARDWWNPKGPMASLHQVNPVRMAFIRDAIDAHWPEAARAAKPLAGKSALDIGCGAGLVCEPLARLGAAVTGVDAAAENVAAAAAHAEGVGLDIRYMAGEVAALDIGTFDLVTSVEVIEHVADKAAFLRDVAARVAPDGLLVMSTPNRTAASRVLLVGAAEAVGYVPKGTHHWEDFVTPDELEGLLTDAGLTVTAKRGIAWRPGKGLHLSDDMSLNYILSARRA, from the coding sequence ATGGGAAACGCAAACGTATCGAATGTAACTATCCGTCCCGAGGAAGCCGATTTCTTCGCCAAGCTCGCGCGGGACTGGTGGAACCCCAAGGGTCCGATGGCGAGCCTGCATCAGGTCAACCCGGTGCGGATGGCGTTTATCCGGGACGCAATCGACGCGCATTGGCCTGAGGCGGCGCGCGCTGCGAAGCCGCTAGCGGGGAAGAGCGCGCTCGATATCGGTTGCGGGGCAGGGCTGGTGTGCGAGCCTCTGGCACGGCTCGGTGCGGCGGTGACAGGCGTGGATGCGGCGGCAGAGAATGTCGCGGCGGCAGCAGCCCATGCGGAAGGCGTGGGCCTCGATATCCGTTACATGGCGGGTGAGGTTGCCGCTCTCGATATCGGCACTTTCGATCTGGTCACCAGTGTCGAAGTGATCGAGCACGTGGCTGACAAGGCTGCCTTCCTGCGCGACGTGGCGGCGCGGGTGGCGCCTGATGGCTTGCTGGTCATGTCCACGCCCAACCGCACCGCGGCTTCGCGGGTGCTACTGGTCGGCGCGGCGGAGGCGGTGGGCTATGTCCCCAAGGGCACGCACCACTGGGAGGATTTCGTCACACCTGACGAGCTGGAGGGCCTGCTCACCGACGCGGGGCTGACCGTGACGGCCAAACGCGGCATTGCATGGCGCCCGGGCAAGGGGCTGCACCTGTCGGACGATATGTCGTTGAACTATATCCTGAGCGCGCGGCGGGCTTAA
- a CDS encoding glycerophosphodiester phosphodiesterase family protein, protein MVRNLALITLLALAATPAMAQGDDMLIIAHRGASAERPEHTLAAYERAIDQGADYIEPDLVATKDLVLVSRHENELSGTTDVASREEFEDRRRDKTIDGRLVAGWFAEDFTLAELRTLRAKERIPSLRPDNARFDGLYQVPTFADVVKLVRAKEAETGRRIGLYPELKHPTFLLQNEGIDLVDLLLREFRTLGITPTDPVFIQSFEIAPLQRLKQRGGGFKLVQLVAPGEGPADEPAMRYAEMVTPTGLAEVAKYADAVGANTGMILQDDGEPTALVADAHAAGLKVHAWTLRIENDFLPMRMRRPGEGGEGCYNKLFAALRKAGVDGVFTDSPKQIVAEREGVIWNGWCAPE, encoded by the coding sequence ATGGTCCGCAACCTTGCTTTGATCACGCTTCTGGCGCTGGCGGCCACTCCGGCGATGGCGCAAGGAGACGATATGCTGATCATCGCCCACCGCGGCGCGAGTGCCGAGCGGCCCGAACATACGCTCGCCGCCTATGAGCGCGCGATCGATCAGGGCGCGGATTACATCGAGCCCGATCTGGTCGCGACCAAGGATCTGGTACTGGTCTCGCGCCACGAAAACGAGCTGTCGGGCACCACCGATGTCGCCAGCCGCGAAGAATTCGAGGATCGCCGCCGCGACAAGACCATCGATGGCCGGTTGGTGGCAGGCTGGTTTGCCGAGGACTTCACCCTCGCCGAATTGCGCACCTTGCGCGCCAAGGAACGCATCCCCTCGCTGCGCCCGGACAATGCCCGCTTCGACGGGCTGTATCAGGTGCCAACCTTCGCCGATGTGGTGAAGCTGGTGCGCGCCAAGGAGGCCGAAACGGGAAGGCGGATCGGGCTCTACCCGGAATTGAAGCACCCCACTTTCCTGCTCCAGAACGAAGGGATCGACCTTGTCGATCTGCTGCTGCGCGAGTTCCGCACCCTCGGCATCACGCCCACCGATCCGGTGTTCATCCAAAGCTTCGAGATCGCGCCCTTGCAACGCCTCAAGCAGCGCGGCGGCGGGTTCAAGCTGGTGCAGCTGGTCGCCCCCGGCGAAGGCCCGGCGGATGAACCCGCGATGCGCTATGCCGAAATGGTGACTCCCACGGGGCTGGCCGAAGTGGCGAAATATGCCGATGCGGTGGGGGCCAATACCGGCATGATTCTGCAAGACGATGGCGAGCCGACAGCGCTGGTCGCTGATGCCCATGCGGCGGGCCTTAAGGTGCACGCCTGGACGCTTCGGATCGAAAACGACTTTCTCCCAATGCGCATGCGCCGCCCCGGCGAAGGGGGAGAGGGCTGCTACAACAAGTTGTTTGCAGCGCTCCGAAAGGCCGGAGTCGACGGTGTGTTCACGGACAGCCCCAAGCAGATCGTCGCCGAACGCGAAGGCGTGATATGGAACGGTTGGTGCGCCCCTGAATGA
- the ruvC gene encoding crossover junction endodeoxyribonuclease RuvC — MLILGLDPSLSSTGWGVIRAEGARISHVANGQIKTDPAAPMAARLAMLSAGVAAVIAAHRPTRAAAEEIFVNKNPQSTLKLAQARGAVLAACGAAGLTVNEHAARLVKKAVTGTGAAEKTQVAAMVKVLLPGVAITGSDAADALAVAIADAHLAPRQ, encoded by the coding sequence TTGCTGATCCTCGGCCTCGACCCTTCACTCTCCTCGACCGGTTGGGGTGTAATCCGGGCCGAAGGCGCGCGGATCAGCCATGTGGCGAACGGGCAGATCAAGACCGATCCCGCCGCGCCGATGGCAGCGCGGCTCGCGATGCTCTCCGCAGGGGTCGCGGCTGTCATCGCCGCCCACCGCCCGACCCGCGCGGCCGCCGAGGAAATCTTCGTCAACAAGAACCCGCAATCCACCCTCAAGCTCGCTCAGGCGCGCGGGGCGGTGCTGGCGGCGTGCGGGGCGGCCGGCCTCACCGTGAACGAACACGCCGCGCGGCTGGTCAAGAAGGCCGTCACCGGCACGGGCGCGGCGGAGAAGACGCAGGTCGCCGCGATGGTCAAGGTGCTGCTGCCGGGTGTTGCCATCACCGGAAGCGACGCGGCGGACGCGCTCGCAGTGGCAATTGCAGACGCGCATCTGGCCCCGCGCCAATGA
- a CDS encoding DUF2312 domain-containing protein: protein MADNANSTDDRLRLLIERIERLEEEKKGIADDIRDVYMEAKAVGYDPKIMRQIVRLRKMKPDDRSEQDMLLETYKNALGMA from the coding sequence ATGGCCGACAATGCCAATTCCACCGACGACCGCCTGCGTCTGCTGATCGAGCGCATCGAACGCCTCGAAGAGGAAAAGAAGGGCATCGCCGACGATATCCGCGACGTCTACATGGAAGCCAAGGCGGTCGGCTATGATCCCAAGATCATGCGCCAGATCGTGCGCCTGCGGAAAATGAAGCCCGATGACCGCAGCGAGCAGGACATGCTGCTGGAGACGTACAAGAACGCGCTCGGGATGGCGTGA
- a CDS encoding aspartate kinase, with protein sequence MARIVMKFGGTSMAGTERIRRVANIVRAQAARGDQVAVVVSAMAGETDRLVNFCREANPLYDPAEYDVVVASGEQVTSGLLALTLQALGCKSRSWLGWQLPINTIEAHAKARIDAIDADALIASMEAGEIAVIPGFQGVSDEGRITTLGRGGSDTSAVAVAAAIKADRCDIYTDVDGVYTTDPRIVAKAKKQKAVTYEEMLELASVGAKVLQTRSVGLAMKEKVRVQVLSSFIGEGAPPADDLPGTMIVSEQEMDELVENGLMERQLVTGIAHDKNEAKVILTRVPDRPGAVANIFEPLAAASINVDMIIQNVGRDKGETDVTFTVPQSDLARAQALLEDRRDAIGFNRIITDSKIAKISVVGVGMKSHAGVASTMFRALSDRGINIQAISTSEIKISVMIDEDETELAVRVLHTAYGLDAVS encoded by the coding sequence TTGGCCCGCATTGTGATGAAATTCGGCGGCACGTCGATGGCCGGGACGGAGCGTATCCGCCGGGTGGCCAATATTGTGCGCGCTCAGGCCGCTCGCGGCGATCAGGTCGCGGTGGTCGTCAGCGCCATGGCGGGCGAGACTGACCGGCTGGTCAACTTCTGCCGCGAAGCCAATCCGCTTTACGATCCGGCGGAATATGATGTCGTGGTCGCCAGCGGGGAGCAGGTGACCAGCGGGCTGCTCGCCCTCACCCTTCAGGCGCTGGGCTGCAAATCGCGCAGCTGGCTCGGCTGGCAATTGCCGATCAACACCATCGAAGCCCACGCCAAGGCGCGCATCGATGCCATCGATGCCGACGCGCTGATCGCCTCGATGGAAGCGGGCGAGATCGCAGTGATCCCGGGCTTTCAGGGCGTGTCGGACGAAGGCCGCATCACCACATTGGGGCGCGGCGGATCGGACACTTCGGCGGTAGCGGTGGCGGCGGCGATCAAGGCGGATCGCTGCGACATCTACACCGATGTCGACGGCGTCTACACCACCGACCCGCGCATCGTCGCCAAGGCGAAGAAGCAGAAGGCGGTGACTTACGAGGAAATGCTCGAACTCGCATCGGTGGGCGCCAAGGTGCTCCAGACCCGCTCTGTGGGCCTCGCCATGAAGGAAAAGGTGCGGGTGCAGGTGCTTTCGAGCTTCATCGGCGAGGGCGCCCCGCCTGCTGATGATCTGCCGGGGACGATGATCGTCTCCGAACAGGAAATGGACGAATTGGTGGAGAATGGCCTGATGGAACGCCAGCTTGTAACCGGCATCGCGCATGACAAGAACGAGGCCAAGGTGATCCTCACCCGCGTGCCCGACCGCCCCGGCGCGGTGGCCAACATCTTCGAGCCGCTGGCCGCGGCCAGCATCAATGTCGACATGATCATCCAGAACGTCGGCCGCGACAAGGGCGAGACCGACGTGACTTTCACCGTCCCGCAGTCCGACCTCGCCCGCGCGCAGGCGCTGCTGGAGGACCGGCGCGACGCGATCGGCTTCAACCGCATCATCACCGACAGCAAGATCGCCAAGATTTCTGTCGTGGGCGTCGGCATGAAAAGCCACGCGGGCGTTGCCAGCACGATGTTCCGCGCGCTTTCGGATCGCGGCATCAACATCCAGGCGATCTCGACCAGCGAGATCAAGATCAGCGTGATGATCGACGAGGACGAGACCGAGTTGGCGGTGCGTGTGCTCCACACAGCTTACGGTCTGGATGCAGTTAGCTGA
- the pyk gene encoding pyruvate kinase, with translation MSRRDQSRIDPRGRKVKILATIGPASRSPEMLERLVRAGADAFRLNMSHGDHADHEAAVHAIRALEKQYARPIAILADLQGPKLRVGTFKDGQAVIRHSGHFVLDRDETPGDENRVCLPHPELFGIMERGQRLLINDGKIRLKVLEADESRILCSAEVGGVISDRKGVNVPDAEVPIPALTEKDRRDLAFATEHGADWIALSFVQRPEDIAEARKLIGTHGTAICAKIEKPQAVHRLDAIIELADGIMVARGDLGVELEPYEVPPLQKKIVNMARRAGKPVIVATQMLESMIEAPTPTRAEVSDVANAVYDGADAVMLSAESAAGAWPEESVAMMDRIAVQVERDEGYKARVRFLDTPPDATTSDALAHACMTIADTVPISAITVFTTSGSTARRVARERPATPVLVLTPSMRTARRMALLWGAHAVATKDIGSFEEMIGKGKRMALRHKVAAAGSKLIVLAGVPFGTPGATNLLHVVSVTGDELDKHKD, from the coding sequence ATGTCACGACGCGACCAGTCCAGAATCGACCCGCGCGGCCGCAAGGTCAAGATTCTCGCCACCATCGGCCCGGCGAGCCGTTCGCCCGAGATGCTTGAACGGCTGGTGCGGGCAGGCGCGGACGCCTTCCGCCTCAATATGAGCCACGGCGACCATGCCGATCACGAGGCGGCCGTCCACGCCATCCGCGCGCTGGAAAAGCAATATGCCCGCCCCATCGCGATCCTTGCCGACCTTCAGGGTCCCAAGCTGCGTGTCGGGACCTTCAAGGACGGGCAGGCGGTGATCCGCCACTCGGGCCACTTCGTGCTCGACCGTGACGAGACGCCCGGTGACGAAAACCGCGTCTGCCTGCCGCACCCCGAACTGTTCGGGATCATGGAACGCGGGCAGCGTCTGCTGATCAACGACGGCAAGATCCGGCTGAAGGTGCTGGAAGCGGACGAGAGCCGCATCCTGTGCAGCGCAGAAGTGGGCGGGGTGATTTCCGATCGCAAGGGCGTGAACGTTCCCGATGCCGAAGTGCCGATCCCGGCACTCACCGAAAAGGATCGCCGCGATCTCGCCTTTGCCACCGAGCATGGGGCGGACTGGATCGCGCTGTCCTTCGTGCAGCGGCCCGAAGATATTGCCGAGGCCCGCAAGTTGATCGGCACCCATGGCACCGCAATCTGCGCCAAGATCGAAAAGCCGCAGGCCGTCCACCGGCTTGATGCGATCATCGAATTGGCCGACGGCATCATGGTCGCCCGTGGCGATCTCGGTGTGGAGCTTGAACCTTACGAGGTGCCGCCGCTCCAGAAGAAGATCGTCAACATGGCGCGCCGTGCGGGCAAGCCGGTGATCGTGGCGACGCAGATGCTCGAAAGCATGATCGAGGCTCCGACCCCGACCCGCGCCGAAGTCTCCGACGTTGCCAACGCGGTCTATGACGGGGCGGATGCGGTGATGCTTTCCGCCGAAAGTGCGGCAGGCGCATGGCCGGAAGAATCCGTGGCGATGATGGACCGCATCGCGGTACAGGTTGAACGCGACGAAGGCTACAAGGCGCGGGTGCGGTTCCTCGATACCCCGCCCGATGCGACCACCTCCGACGCGCTGGCTCATGCCTGCATGACGATCGCCGATACCGTGCCGATCAGCGCCATCACGGTGTTCACCACCAGCGGCTCGACCGCGCGGCGGGTGGCGCGGGAACGGCCCGCCACGCCGGTGCTCGTGCTCACGCCCTCGATGCGCACTGCGCGGCGCATGGCGCTGCTGTGGGGCGCGCACGCGGTGGCGACCAAGGATATTGGCAGCTTCGAAGAGATGATCGGCAAGGGCAAGCGCATGGCGCTGCGCCACAAGGTTGCAGCGGCGGGATCAAAGCTGATCGTGCTCGCAGGCGTACCGTTCGGGACACCGGGGGCGACCAACCTGCTCCACGTGGTGAGCGTGACGGGCGACGAACTGGACAAGCACAAGGACTGA
- a CDS encoding type II CAAX prenyl endopeptidase Rce1 family protein, with translation MRERVVDVARFVVRPTFAAQPMAWGRAAALALLVIFALDLLVDTLVGELTLAWDDYADFLPLSLEVEKTLAEDLFEFLIFAPIMEELAFRGWLTGRIAALRFGVYGMAAIGLLTASAFAADLYAIPMTLVGIALSFAGLIHWLATRDRETAVPAWFTRHFHWFVWGSTLLFGLIHLGNYEPLTHPLGLLVVVPQTIGGLLLAYTRTRLGLGAAMAHHAAYNAVFLAGDYGWW, from the coding sequence GTGCGTGAGCGGGTTGTGGATGTGGCGCGGTTTGTGGTGCGGCCGACATTCGCTGCACAACCGATGGCGTGGGGGCGGGCGGCGGCGTTGGCGCTGCTGGTGATATTTGCGCTTGATCTGCTGGTCGATACGCTGGTTGGCGAACTCACCCTTGCGTGGGATGACTATGCGGATTTCCTGCCATTGTCGCTGGAAGTCGAAAAGACGCTTGCTGAAGATCTGTTCGAATTCCTGATTTTCGCGCCGATTATGGAAGAACTGGCGTTCCGGGGCTGGTTGACCGGGCGGATCGCGGCGCTGCGGTTCGGTGTGTATGGTATGGCGGCGATAGGCCTGCTGACGGCTAGTGCATTTGCTGCTGACCTATACGCAATCCCGATGACCTTGGTGGGCATCGCGCTGTCCTTTGCCGGACTGATCCACTGGCTGGCCACGCGTGACCGGGAAACCGCTGTGCCCGCATGGTTCACCCGTCACTTTCACTGGTTTGTGTGGGGATCGACGTTACTGTTCGGGCTGATCCATCTGGGCAATTACGAGCCGCTTACCCACCCTCTCGGCCTGCTGGTGGTGGTGCCGCAGACCATCGGCGGATTGCTGCTCGCCTACACCCGCACCCGGCTGGGGCTGGGTGCGGCGATGGCGCATCACGCCGCCTATAATGCGGTGTTTCTGGCGGGGGATTACGGCTGGTGGTGA
- a CDS encoding DUF1244 domain-containing protein, with amino-acid sequence MNSNADPLDTLDDAQAAAAFRRLVRHLRHRHDAQNIELMGLAGFCRNCLADWIRDAGFPGDKDAARELIHGMPGAEWKATRQSPATEEQLARMEASVAKNAQE; translated from the coding sequence ATGAATAGCAATGCCGATCCGCTCGATACGCTGGACGATGCACAGGCCGCCGCTGCCTTCCGCCGGTTGGTGCGGCATCTGCGGCACCGCCATGATGCGCAGAACATCGAGCTGATGGGCCTCGCCGGCTTCTGCCGCAATTGTCTCGCCGACTGGATCCGCGATGCGGGCTTCCCCGGCGACAAGGATGCCGCGCGCGAGCTGATCCACGGCATGCCCGGCGCCGAATGGAAAGCCACCCGCCAGAGCCCCGCAACCGAGGAACAACTGGCGCGGATGGAAGCGAGTGTGGCGAAGAACGCACAGGAATAA
- a CDS encoding helix-turn-helix domain-containing protein, protein MAIKAHLDSHDTGEGQRIAPRRALHLETSGFAAGAEANVTIHNISAAGLLLETGLDLATGEQLALDLPEAGAVTATVAWRSERLYGCAFEQALGPAALAAAQLQGFAPGVPTQTLQMPSAAALGSSETLGTRLNRLRREAGLTLADVATSLGVSKPTVWAWEKGKARPLPERLDAIAAALGVAPDLLSTNPGLREVDTVIAECRQRIADACGTAPAAVRIMIEL, encoded by the coding sequence ATGGCCATAAAGGCCCACCTCGATTCACACGATACAGGCGAAGGCCAGCGCATTGCGCCGCGCCGTGCGCTGCACCTTGAGACCTCTGGCTTTGCGGCCGGGGCGGAAGCCAACGTCACGATCCACAATATCTCGGCCGCGGGCCTGCTGCTCGAAACCGGGCTCGACCTTGCAACGGGCGAGCAGCTGGCGCTTGATCTGCCAGAGGCTGGTGCGGTCACCGCCACGGTCGCCTGGCGCAGCGAGCGGCTGTATGGCTGCGCGTTCGAACAGGCTCTCGGCCCGGCGGCGCTGGCGGCGGCGCAGCTTCAGGGCTTTGCCCCGGGCGTCCCCACCCAGACACTGCAAATGCCGTCAGCGGCCGCGCTTGGCTCGAGCGAAACGCTCGGCACGCGGCTCAACCGGTTGCGGCGCGAAGCCGGGCTGACGCTCGCCGATGTCGCCACCTCTCTCGGCGTCAGCAAGCCGACCGTGTGGGCCTGGGAAAAGGGCAAGGCCCGCCCCCTGCCCGAACGGCTCGACGCGATTGCCGCTGCGCTGGGCGTGGCGCCCGATCTTCTCTCGACGAATCCGGGCCTGCGCGAGGTCGACACGGTCATTGCCGAATGCCGCCAACGGATTGCCGACGCCTGCGGCACTGCGCCAGCCGCCGTGCGGATCATGATCGAATTGTAA
- a CDS encoding heavy metal-binding domain-containing protein — MASPWKDSRGVIVSTTPTLEGRPIQDYLGIVTGEVIVGANLFRDLFANIRDIVGGRSGSYERILADARKQAIEELQAEAASLGANAVVAIDLDYEVIGPNGSMLMVSASGTAVRV; from the coding sequence ATGGCATCCCCCTGGAAAGATTCGCGCGGCGTGATCGTCAGCACCACACCGACGCTCGAAGGCCGCCCGATTCAGGACTACCTCGGAATCGTCACCGGCGAGGTGATCGTCGGCGCGAACCTGTTCCGCGATCTCTTCGCCAATATCCGCGACATCGTCGGCGGGCGCTCGGGCAGCTACGAGCGCATTCTGGCCGACGCGCGCAAGCAGGCGATCGAGGAACTGCAGGCCGAAGCGGCCTCGCTGGGTGCCAATGCGGTGGTGGCGATCGATCTCGATTACGAAGTGATTGGCCCCAACGGATCGATGCTGATGGTGTCGGCCAGCGGCACTGCGGTGCGGGTCTAG
- a CDS encoding arsenate reductase, producing MIHLYGIPNCDTVKKARVWLDAQGRDYTFHDYKKEGADPAKVAAWIGAAGLDTVVNRKGTTFRALSDADKAAAADSHTAVALLVQQPSIIKRPIAEHPGGILVGFKEDEWSATLL from the coding sequence ATGATCCACCTCTACGGCATCCCCAACTGCGACACGGTGAAAAAGGCCCGCGTGTGGCTTGACGCGCAGGGGCGCGACTACACCTTCCACGATTACAAGAAGGAAGGCGCCGACCCCGCAAAGGTCGCCGCATGGATTGGCGCGGCGGGGCTCGACACTGTCGTCAACCGCAAGGGCACGACCTTCCGCGCGCTGTCTGATGCCGACAAGGCTGCGGCGGCGGACAGTCACACCGCTGTCGCTTTGCTCGTCCAGCAGCCCAGCATCATCAAGCGGCCCATCGCCGAACATCCGGGCGGCATTCTGGTCGGTTTCAAGGAAGACGAATGGTCCGCAACCTTGCTTTGA